AACTCGACCATGTTGAGGGTGCGGGTCGGGCTCACCGGGTGCAGCGTCGACACCGTGAGCACGTGCGGATACCACTCGATCATGACGTGCGGATAGTAGGTGAGCCAGATGGCGCCGTACTTGGGCGGCTTGCCTTCGCGGTACTTGAGCAGTTGCTCCTGCCACTTCTGGTAGATGGGGCTGCCCGCGCGGCCGAGCCGGTTGGCCACGCCCACCGTCTGCACCGAGAAGTTGCGGTCGAACTCCCAGCGCAGGTCGTCGCAGGTGACGAAGCTGCCGAGGCCGGGATGGAAGGGGCCGACGTGGTAGTCCTCGAGATAGACCTCGATGAAGGTCTTCCAGTTGTAGTTGCACTCGTGCAGCTCGACCCGGTCGAGCGCATAGCCCGTGAAGTCCAGGTCGGCGCGCGGGCCGAGCTCGGCCATGTCGGCCGCCACATCGCGGCCCTCGCCGCTGGGGCCGCGCTCGAACAGCAGCCCGTTCCACTCGGTGAGCGGATAGTTGTGCAGGTTCAGGCAGGGGTCCTGGTCGAAATGCGGCGCACCGATGAGCGTTCCCGTGGTGCGCGGGTCGGCGGCGGCATAGGTCCAGCGGTGCAGCGGACACACGATGTTGCCGCCGGTCTGGTTGGCCAGCTGCCCGCGGCCTTGCAGGATGAGCGCCTGCCGGTGGCGGCACACGTTGGAAATGAGCTCGACGCCCTTGGGCGTGTGCACCAGCGCACGGCCCTGGTGCTCTTGCGGCAGCGTGTGGTAGTTGCCCATCTCGGGCACGGCCAGGCGGTGGCCCACATAGCGCGGGCCTTGCGCGAACAGCGTCTGCATTTCGCGCGCGTAGAGCGACTCGTCGAAGTACGCGGAAACTGGAAGTTGGCTCGCGGCCTGCTGCAGTTGAAGACTTAAATCAGACATGAGGACCTGACCAAGCTCCCCACAGGGAGAAAAAGGAGAAAACGGAACGCGCCGTCTGGAGTCCGAAGGGGCGACGGCCCGGAGAGTCGTGCCGGGTTGGCCGGCAAGGGAAGCCGCCATTGTACCCAAGGGCCCATCGCGGCGCCCGTGCTTTCGATATGCCATTGCCGCGCGCCGGCCATGCTTGCCATGGATCGCCGGACCCTCGTGCACGGCGCACTTGGAGGAGGCGGGCGCCCATCCGGTTCCCCGCCCTAAAATGCCCGATTTCACATTGTTCTCTCGCATGCCCAAGGTTCCTTCTTCCGCCATGTCCAGCCCGGCAGCCACGCCCGACACGGGGCCGCTGCCGGCCAGCTACGAAGCCGGGCTCCAGGAGTTGGAACAATTGGTTGCAGAGCTCGAGTCCGGCCAACTGCCGCTCGACCAGTTGCTCGGCAGCTACCAGCGCGGTGCCGCACTGCTCGCCTTCTGCCGCGAGAAGCTCCAGGCGGTCGAGGACCAGATCAAGGTGCTCGATGCGGGGAGTCTCAAGCCGTGGACGGCAGAATGAGCGCCGCTGTGAGTGATTGGGACGCCGCACGCCTGGCCGGCTGGAGCGAGCCGCATCTGGCGCATGTCGAGGCGGCGCTTTCGCGCTGGGTCGGCGTCGATGCACCGGTGCTGCTCGGCGATGCCATGCGCTACGCCGTGCTCGATGGCGGCAAGCGGCTGCGTCCGCTCCTGGTGCTGGCCGCGAGTGAAGCCGTGGGCGGCAATGCAGCCGCGGCCCTGCGCGCGGCCTGCGCCACGGAACTCATCCATGCGTATTCGCTGGTGCACGACGATCTGCCGAGCATGGACAACGACGTGCTGCGGCGTGGCAAGCCCACGGTGCACGTCAAGTTCGGCGAGGCCGATGCGCTGCTGGCCGGCGATGCGCTGCAGGCCCTGGCCTTCGAGCTGCTGACGCCCGAGGGCAACGAGATTCCCGCAGCCACCCAGGCCTTGCTGTGCCGCCTGCTGGCGCGCGCCGCGGGCAGCCAGGGCATGGCGGGCGGACAGGCCATCGACCTCGCCAGCGTGGGCATGGCGCTCGATGAAGACCAGCTGCGCGAGATGCACCGGCTGAAGACCGGCGCGCTGCTGCAGGGCAGCGTCGAGATGGGTGCGGCCTGTGCCGCGGCCGTGACGCCCGCGGCACTGAATGCGCTGCGCGACTACGGCGCCGCGATCGGCCTGGCCTTCCAGGTGGTCGACGACATCCTCGACGTCACGGCCGATTCGCAGACGCTCGGCAAGACGGCCGGCAAGGACGCTGCTGCAGACAAGCCCACCTACGTGTCGCTCTGGGGCCTGGACGGTGCGCGTGCGCAGGCACGGCAGCTGCTCGCCGAAGCGCTCGCGGCGCTGGAGCGCAGCGGCCTTGCCGATACCGCGGCACTGCGCGCGCTGGCCCACATGGTCGTCGACCGCGACCGATGAACAGTTCACTGATGGACAAGAAGACCCACGACGATCCCATGGCTGCGCTGCTCCCCACGCTTCACGATCCATCGCCCATCCGCCACTACGACCGCGCACAGCTCAAGCAGCTGTCCGATGAAGTGCGCGCCTGCGTGCTCGACAACGTCTCGCGCACCGGAGGGCACCTGAGCTCCAACCTCGGCACGGTCGAACTCACGGTCGCGCTGCATCACGTGTTCAACACGCCGCACGACCGGCTGGTGTGGGACGTGGGCCACCAGACCTACCCGCACAAGATACTCACGGGCCGGCGCGAGCGCATGCCCACGCTGCGGCAGATCGGCGGCATCTCGGGCTTTCCGCAGCGCAGCGAGAGCGAGTACGACACCTTCGGCACCGCGCATTCGTCGACCAGCATCTCGGCCGCGCTCGGCATGGCCATGGCGGCCAAGCAGAAGGGCGAAGACCGCCACACCGTGGCCATCATCGGCGACGGCGCGCTCACGGCGGGCATGGCCTTCGAGGCGCTCAACAACGCCGGCGTGTGCGACTGCAAGCTGCTGGTGATCCTGAACGACAACGACATGTCGATCAGCCCGCCGGTCGGTGCGCTCAACCGCTATCTCGCGCAACTGATGAGCGGCAACTTCTACGCCGCGGCCAAGAACGTCGGCAAGAGCGTGCTGCGCGCGGCGCCGCCACTGTTCGAACTGGCCAAGCGCTTCGAGCAGCATGCCAAGGGCATGGTGGTGCCGGCCACGCTGTTCGAACAGTTCGGCTTCAACTACGTCGGGCCCATCGACGGCCACGACATCGACTCGCTGGTCCCCACGCTCGAGAACCTCAAGCACCTGGACGGCCCGCAGTTCCTGCACGTGGTCACCAGGAAGGGACAGGGCTACAAGCTGGCCGAGGCCGACCCGGTGGCCTACCACGGGCCCGGCAAGTTCGATCCGCAGGTCGGCCTCGTCAAGCCCGCCGCCGTGCCGAAGCAGACCTTCACGCAGGTCTTCGGCCAGTGGCTGTGCGACATGGCGGCGCATGACGGCCGGCTGGTGGGCATCACGCCGGCCATGCGCGAAGGTTCGGGCCTGGTCGAGTTCGAGCAGCGCTTTCCCGGCCGCTACTACGACGTCGGCATTGCCGAGCAGCATGCGGTGACCTTCGCGGCGGGCCTGGCTTGCGAGGGGCTGAAGCCGGTGGTCGCCATCTACTCGACCTTTCTGCAGCGCGCGTATGACCAGCTGATCCACGACGTGGCGATCCAGAACCTGCCGGTGGTGTTCGCGCTGGACCGTGCAGGCCTGGTCGGTGCCGACGGCGCCACGCACGCGGGCGCCTACGACATCCCGTTCCTGCGCTGCATTCC
The Variovorax sp. OAS795 genome window above contains:
- a CDS encoding aromatic ring-hydroxylating dioxygenase subunit alpha, whose product is MSDLSLQLQQAASQLPVSAYFDESLYAREMQTLFAQGPRYVGHRLAVPEMGNYHTLPQEHQGRALVHTPKGVELISNVCRHRQALILQGRGQLANQTGGNIVCPLHRWTYAAADPRTTGTLIGAPHFDQDPCLNLHNYPLTEWNGLLFERGPSGEGRDVAADMAELGPRADLDFTGYALDRVELHECNYNWKTFIEVYLEDYHVGPFHPGLGSFVTCDDLRWEFDRNFSVQTVGVANRLGRAGSPIYQKWQEQLLKYREGKPPKYGAIWLTYYPHVMIEWYPHVLTVSTLHPVSPTRTLNMVEFFYPEEIVAFEREFVEAQQAAYMETCVEDDEIAERMDAGRRALMLRGDDESGPYQSPMEDGMQQFHEWYRSAMQNA
- the xseB gene encoding exodeoxyribonuclease VII small subunit yields the protein MPKVPSSAMSSPAATPDTGPLPASYEAGLQELEQLVAELESGQLPLDQLLGSYQRGAALLAFCREKLQAVEDQIKVLDAGSLKPWTAE
- a CDS encoding polyprenyl synthetase family protein, whose amino-acid sequence is MSAAVSDWDAARLAGWSEPHLAHVEAALSRWVGVDAPVLLGDAMRYAVLDGGKRLRPLLVLAASEAVGGNAAAALRAACATELIHAYSLVHDDLPSMDNDVLRRGKPTVHVKFGEADALLAGDALQALAFELLTPEGNEIPAATQALLCRLLARAAGSQGMAGGQAIDLASVGMALDEDQLREMHRLKTGALLQGSVEMGAACAAAVTPAALNALRDYGAAIGLAFQVVDDILDVTADSQTLGKTAGKDAAADKPTYVSLWGLDGARAQARQLLAEALAALERSGLADTAALRALAHMVVDRDR
- the dxs gene encoding 1-deoxy-D-xylulose-5-phosphate synthase gives rise to the protein MAALLPTLHDPSPIRHYDRAQLKQLSDEVRACVLDNVSRTGGHLSSNLGTVELTVALHHVFNTPHDRLVWDVGHQTYPHKILTGRRERMPTLRQIGGISGFPQRSESEYDTFGTAHSSTSISAALGMAMAAKQKGEDRHTVAIIGDGALTAGMAFEALNNAGVCDCKLLVILNDNDMSISPPVGALNRYLAQLMSGNFYAAAKNVGKSVLRAAPPLFELAKRFEQHAKGMVVPATLFEQFGFNYVGPIDGHDIDSLVPTLENLKHLDGPQFLHVVTRKGQGYKLAEADPVAYHGPGKFDPQVGLVKPAAVPKQTFTQVFGQWLCDMAAHDGRLVGITPAMREGSGLVEFEQRFPGRYYDVGIAEQHAVTFAAGLACEGLKPVVAIYSTFLQRAYDQLIHDVAIQNLPVVFALDRAGLVGADGATHAGAYDIPFLRCIPNMSIACPADERECRQLLSSAYAQNHPVAVRYPRGAGAGVTPHLALDALPFGKGEVRREGKRIAILAFGTLLYPALAAAESLDATVVNMRWAKPLDVELLLQVAGAHDAIVTVEEGATMGGAGSAVLEALQAAQVHKPVLQLGLPDRFIEHGDPAKLLASIGLDAAGIEQSVTQRFGAALSAGKTPPGAM